A single genomic interval of Thermosipho japonicus harbors:
- a CDS encoding nucleotidyltransferase produces MKVLGVVVEYNPFHNGHLHHLKSAKKLVNPDFTIAVMSGNFCQRGEPAIVNKFARAKMALLNGIDVVFELPTIYSLQDAGGFAIGSVGLMHKLGLVTDIVFGSESADISFLEKISKILYENSKEFDYLIKRELKKGLSYPNARKFALQKFLKTDLDTIKKLENSNDILGIEYIKAILKYNSSIKYHVIKRVGAKYNEQNLSGKFSSATAIRNAIKSAKSIKEYVPESTYLILKDEFKKGRGPVFLENLEQFILSEFRLKTRENLENIYGFSEGLDKRFIDSANISTNLKEFIENIKAKRFTFSRIRRLIFHAIFNFEKNYMEFSNKLGPQYVRVLGFTKKGQEFLSYAKKKSKIPIITNPSLKNKILKDVLKNSERKWDFNISLYNWQFEKDILASNIYTLFYPNSSQRKSGIDFRKPIIIEG; encoded by the coding sequence ATGAAAGTTTTAGGAGTTGTAGTTGAATATAATCCTTTCCATAATGGCCATCTCCATCATTTAAAATCTGCAAAAAAGCTAGTTAACCCTGATTTTACAATTGCGGTTATGAGTGGGAATTTTTGCCAAAGAGGAGAACCTGCTATAGTTAACAAATTTGCAAGAGCTAAAATGGCTCTTTTAAATGGTATCGATGTAGTATTTGAACTTCCAACTATTTATTCATTACAAGATGCCGGAGGCTTTGCTATTGGCTCAGTTGGCCTAATGCATAAACTTGGTCTTGTTACAGATATTGTATTTGGAAGTGAAAGTGCTGATATTTCCTTTCTTGAAAAGATATCCAAAATCTTATATGAAAATTCAAAAGAGTTTGATTACCTAATAAAAAGAGAACTAAAAAAAGGTTTATCATATCCAAATGCAAGGAAATTTGCACTTCAAAAATTTTTGAAAACTGATTTAGATACTATTAAAAAGCTAGAAAACTCAAATGATATTCTAGGAATCGAATACATCAAAGCGATTTTAAAATATAACAGCAGCATTAAGTATCATGTTATTAAACGTGTTGGTGCAAAATACAATGAGCAAAATTTATCAGGAAAATTTTCTTCAGCTACTGCAATTAGAAATGCTATAAAGTCTGCAAAAAGTATTAAAGAATATGTTCCCGAAAGTACTTATTTAATTTTAAAAGATGAATTCAAAAAAGGGAGAGGTCCAGTCTTTTTGGAAAATTTAGAACAATTTATACTTTCTGAATTTAGATTAAAGACAAGAGAAAATTTAGAAAACATATATGGTTTTAGTGAAGGTTTAGACAAAAGATTTATTGATAGCGCAAATATTTCAACCAATCTTAAAGAATTCATTGAAAATATAAAAGCAAAAAGATTTACATTCTCAAGAATAAGAAGGTTGATATTCCATGCAATCTTCAATTTTGAAAAAAACTATATGGAATTTTCAAATAAACTAGGACCTCAATATGTAAGAGTTCTTGGATTTACAAAAAAAGGTCAAGAATTTTTATCATATGCAAAGAAAAAATCTAAAATCCCAATCATCACAAATCCTTCACTCAAAAATAAAATACTAAAAGATGTTTTAAAAAACAGTGAAAGAAAATGGGATTTTAACATAAGCTTATATAATTGGCAGTTTGAAAAAGATATACTTGCAAGTAATATCTATACTTTATTTTATCCTAACTCTTCTCAAAGAAAATCTGGTATAGATTTTAGAAAGCCAATAATAATTGAGGGATAA
- a CDS encoding DEAD/DEAH box helicase, with protein MNKILIVPSEKDCNIKGYFYIPSYDIFPYENLENSWFVRSKRIYSLYLALNNNLNGVATLYSVTRFVMPPAILKKYVIELKVGDIFESPEELFSKLGYERVYNVTEGGQFSIRGDIIDFYGPNEVPTRIELFDNLIEDIRHFDPSTQKSVRKIEKALILPAREYIEPVIHETMIGDKYNGTFLDYNIEFQIFNKPKVIESFSKKEREIRQLIIDPKLRQNYIRYSGIDFKEIIKIANEIDLKTDIQKLKIDKKKKEKINSLPVLSEDEFNIGDIVVHKEYGIAKFVGTTKITQKDLEREFLILQFNDSKLFVPTDRLDLVQKYIGTNENVALDNLKKNNWSKRVKKAKSQIEKIVKEILRINALRKNTKGISLLGDSELEKEFAKTFPHIETQDQLKAIEEVSEDLSSEKNMDRLLAGDAGYGKTEVAMRAAFKAAISGKQVAVLVPTTVLARQHYENFKKRFEPFGINVELYDSSLTKKQKDEVKQKIETGITDVVIGTHGLLKSIKFSDLGLLIIDEEQKFGVQQKEALKKLRININILSMSATPIPRTLHMALSGIKDMSVIKTPPFGRKNIQVYVNTYDEKIIRQAIMREINRGGQVLYVHNRVNDIEDVAKKLKEIVPEVSIDIANGQMPKKKMEKVIEEFYHGKLDVLVATSIIENGVDIPNANTLIVDDAHRYGLAQLYQLRGRVGRSDKRAFAYFFHPSKINKVAKERLKAIKEIMGPGSGFQIALKDMEIRGIGNILGLEQHGFINDIGFHYYFEILEEVLNKEYGKITNEIKTEIIGIKGSIIIPEEYIANPIERLRIYRRISSFENEQMIFDLIDELNDRFGKVPQSVLNLLKYAKMRIIASKLSINKIELHEDNIVVYTAKKISFSLPNIYNEKEQAYIIYSTEEEFINEIEKLSKS; from the coding sequence ATGAATAAAATTTTAATAGTTCCATCTGAAAAAGATTGCAATATCAAAGGATATTTCTATATTCCCTCCTATGATATTTTCCCATATGAAAATCTTGAAAATTCATGGTTTGTAAGATCAAAAAGAATATACTCTTTATATCTTGCCCTTAATAATAATCTAAATGGGGTAGCTACGTTGTATTCTGTAACAAGATTCGTAATGCCTCCCGCAATTTTAAAAAAATATGTCATTGAATTAAAAGTTGGTGATATATTTGAATCACCTGAAGAATTATTTTCAAAGCTTGGATATGAAAGAGTATATAATGTTACCGAAGGGGGTCAATTTTCAATACGTGGAGATATAATAGATTTTTATGGACCTAACGAAGTACCAACTCGTATTGAATTGTTTGACAATTTAATTGAAGATATTAGACATTTTGATCCTTCTACTCAAAAAAGTGTTAGAAAAATTGAAAAAGCCCTTATACTTCCAGCAAGAGAATATATTGAACCAGTTATTCATGAAACAATGATCGGTGATAAATATAACGGAACTTTTTTAGATTACAATATCGAATTTCAAATTTTTAATAAACCTAAAGTAATAGAAAGTTTTTCAAAAAAAGAAAGAGAAATAAGACAACTAATTATAGATCCCAAACTTAGACAAAATTACATAAGATATTCAGGAATAGACTTTAAAGAAATAATAAAAATTGCAAATGAAATTGATTTAAAAACAGACATACAAAAATTAAAAATCGATAAAAAAAAGAAGGAGAAAATTAATAGCCTTCCTGTATTATCTGAAGATGAATTTAATATTGGGGACATTGTAGTACACAAAGAATATGGAATTGCTAAATTTGTAGGGACTACCAAAATTACTCAAAAAGATCTAGAAAGAGAATTCTTAATTTTACAATTTAACGATTCTAAGCTTTTCGTACCTACTGACAGATTAGATTTGGTACAAAAATACATAGGAACAAATGAAAATGTAGCTCTGGATAATCTAAAGAAAAACAATTGGTCTAAAAGAGTTAAAAAGGCAAAATCACAAATTGAAAAAATTGTAAAAGAAATACTCAGAATAAATGCACTTAGAAAAAATACTAAGGGAATTTCTTTACTTGGTGATAGCGAACTTGAAAAAGAATTTGCTAAGACATTCCCTCACATTGAAACTCAAGACCAATTAAAAGCAATCGAGGAAGTCTCAGAAGACCTTTCTTCTGAAAAAAACATGGATAGATTACTCGCAGGAGATGCAGGATATGGCAAAACAGAAGTTGCAATGCGAGCTGCTTTTAAAGCCGCAATTTCCGGAAAACAGGTAGCTGTTTTAGTACCAACAACAGTACTTGCACGTCAACACTATGAGAACTTCAAAAAAAGGTTTGAACCATTTGGAATAAATGTTGAATTATATGATAGTTCTCTTACAAAAAAACAAAAAGATGAAGTAAAACAAAAAATTGAAACAGGGATTACTGATGTAGTCATTGGAACACACGGCTTATTAAAATCTATAAAATTTTCTGATCTTGGACTTTTAATAATAGATGAAGAACAAAAATTTGGAGTTCAACAAAAAGAAGCTTTAAAAAAATTAAGGATAAATATTAATATACTTTCGATGAGTGCAACTCCTATTCCAAGAACTTTACACATGGCACTAAGTGGTATAAAAGACATGTCTGTTATTAAAACACCGCCTTTTGGAAGAAAAAACATACAGGTTTATGTAAATACTTACGATGAAAAAATAATCAGACAAGCTATAATGAGAGAAATTAATAGAGGTGGTCAGGTTTTATATGTACATAATAGAGTTAATGATATAGAAGATGTAGCTAAAAAGTTAAAAGAAATAGTTCCAGAAGTATCTATAGATATAGCAAACGGTCAAATGCCAAAAAAGAAAATGGAAAAAGTAATCGAAGAATTTTATCATGGAAAATTAGATGTTCTTGTGGCAACATCAATTATCGAGAATGGTGTAGATATTCCTAATGCAAATACACTAATTGTAGATGACGCACATAGATATGGGCTTGCTCAGCTTTATCAATTAAGAGGTAGAGTTGGTCGTTCAGATAAAAGAGCTTTTGCATATTTCTTCCATCCTTCAAAAATAAATAAAGTAGCCAAAGAACGATTAAAAGCAATTAAAGAAATTATGGGACCAGGTAGTGGTTTTCAAATAGCATTAAAAGATATGGAAATTAGGGGAATCGGAAATATTCTTGGACTTGAACAGCATGGATTTATAAATGATATTGGTTTTCACTATTACTTTGAAATACTAGAAGAAGTACTTAACAAAGAATACGGAAAAATAACCAACGAAATTAAAACAGAAATAATTGGTATAAAAGGTTCAATTATAATACCAGAAGAGTATATTGCAAATCCAATAGAAAGACTTAGAATTTATCGTAGGATATCTTCATTCGAAAATGAACAAATGATTTTTGATCTAATTGATGAATTAAATGATCGTTTTGGAAAAGTTCCACAAAGTGTACTAAACTTACTAAAGTATGCAAAAATGCGCATAATTGCTTCTAAATTATCTATTAATAAAATCGAACTACATGAAGATAACATAGTAGTTTATACCGCCAAAAAAATTAGTTTTAGCCTACCAAATATTTACAATGAAAAAGAGCAGGCATATATTATCTATTCAACAGAAGAAGAATTTATAAATGAAATTGAAAAATTATCAAAATCATAA
- a CDS encoding ferritin family protein yields the protein MPEFSNPFSSLKNDRKLSHEELVRAIRYMIAAEYEAIQLYTQLAESTDNQLAKEVLYDIANEEKVHAGEFLRLLKELSPDEEQFYLEGAKEVEEEIKKLKEKK from the coding sequence ATGCCAGAATTTTCCAATCCATTTTCATCATTAAAAAATGATAGAAAACTTTCACATGAAGAGTTAGTTAGAGCTATTAGATACATGATTGCAGCAGAATATGAAGCAATTCAGTTATACACTCAACTTGCTGAATCAACAGATAACCAACTTGCAAAAGAAGTTTTATATGACATTGCAAATGAAGAAAAAGTGCATGCTGGCGAATTTTTAAGACTTCTAAAAGAATTATCTCCAGATGAAGAACAATTCTATTTGGAGGGTGCTAAAGAAGTTGAAGAAGAAATAAAAAAATTAAAAGAGAAAAAATAA
- the disA gene encoding DNA integrity scanning diadenylate cyclase DisA produces MGVNKLSIPQELISKIKLLAPGTKLRKALDDIVLANFGALIVFISEEKYEKYSDIFQAGFKLEIPFLPEKLYELAKMDGAIIIDDNVTKILAANVHLVPDPSIPTSETGTRHRTAERVAKQLGELAIAVSKRRNVISLYYGSYKYIINDINFLITRVNQALNTLEKYRQNFDKMILNLDVLEIENRVNLIDVVEIINKGIEILKIKEEVEPYVIELGVEGRLASMQLLEIIVELEDILKNLILDYSKEDIDEEEEAMQILEVLKGYKERKPISTARLLGYEDIANINQLNDYHVQSRGYRLLRNVAKIPMAITHNVVKAFGNVFSLSNADFSALKEVEGIGEKRASAIIDSINSMRKRISQG; encoded by the coding sequence ATGGGGGTTAATAAATTGAGTATTCCACAGGAATTAATTTCAAAAATAAAACTTCTTGCTCCAGGAACAAAATTAAGGAAGGCACTTGATGACATAGTATTAGCAAATTTTGGAGCACTAATTGTTTTTATTTCAGAGGAGAAATATGAAAAATATTCGGATATTTTTCAAGCGGGATTTAAATTAGAAATTCCCTTTTTACCAGAAAAGTTATATGAACTTGCAAAAATGGATGGAGCGATAATAATTGATGATAATGTAACTAAGATCTTAGCAGCAAATGTACATCTTGTCCCAGACCCAAGTATACCAACTAGTGAAACAGGAACCAGGCATAGAACAGCGGAAAGAGTTGCCAAACAACTTGGGGAGCTTGCAATAGCAGTTTCAAAAAGGAGAAATGTTATTAGTCTTTACTATGGAAGTTATAAATATATTATTAACGATATTAATTTTTTAATTACACGGGTTAATCAAGCTTTAAATACATTAGAAAAGTATAGACAGAATTTTGATAAGATGATTTTAAATTTGGATGTTTTAGAGATTGAAAATAGGGTTAATCTAATTGATGTTGTAGAAATTATCAACAAAGGGATTGAAATTTTGAAGATAAAAGAAGAAGTTGAACCGTATGTCATTGAACTTGGTGTGGAAGGAAGGCTTGCTTCAATGCAATTATTAGAAATAATAGTTGAATTGGAGGACATCTTGAAAAATTTAATTCTTGATTATTCTAAAGAAGATATTGATGAAGAGGAGGAAGCAATGCAAATTCTTGAAGTCTTAAAAGGGTACAAAGAAAGAAAACCTATTTCAACTGCCAGACTTTTGGGATATGAAGATATAGCTAACATAAACCAATTAAATGATTATCATGTTCAATCTAGAGGTTATAGATTGTTAAGAAACGTTGCAAAAATTCCAATGGCAATTACTCACAATGTGGTAAAGGCGTTTGGAAATGTATTCTCTTTGAGTAATGCAGATTTTTCGGCTTTAAAGGAAGTTGAAGGTATTGGTGAGAAAAGAGCAAGTGCAATTATTGATAGTATAAATTCAATGAGAAAAAGGATATCCCAAGGTTAG
- the pdxT gene encoding pyridoxal 5'-phosphate synthase glutaminase subunit PdxT: MKIGVSGIQGDFREHKVMLEKLGIDVKVVRKPEELDEVNGLVIPGGESTTMIRIMKMVNLYEKLKQKIKEGFPVFGTCAGMILLSKEVVNFPQDSLGVIDIKVERNAYGRQVDSFEEQIEVKGFEKPFNAIFIRAPKVVDYDENVEVLATYMDSPVLLRQNNVLVASFHPELTEDTRIHEYFLNMVKK; encoded by the coding sequence TTGAAAATAGGTGTTTCTGGGATCCAAGGAGATTTTAGAGAACATAAAGTTATGCTTGAAAAACTTGGAATAGATGTTAAGGTAGTAAGAAAACCTGAAGAGTTAGATGAAGTTAATGGTTTAGTTATTCCTGGCGGTGAATCAACTACAATGATTAGAATTATGAAAATGGTTAACTTATATGAAAAACTTAAACAAAAAATTAAAGAAGGATTTCCGGTATTTGGAACATGTGCTGGAATGATTTTACTTTCAAAAGAAGTTGTAAACTTTCCTCAAGACTCTCTAGGGGTAATTGATATTAAGGTGGAAAGAAACGCATATGGTAGACAAGTTGATAGTTTTGAAGAACAGATTGAGGTAAAAGGATTTGAAAAACCATTTAATGCAATTTTTATACGTGCGCCTAAGGTAGTAGATTACGATGAGAACGTTGAAGTTTTAGCAACTTATATGGATAGTCCAGTGCTATTAAGACAGAATAATGTTCTTGTAGCATCATTTCATCCAGAATTGACTGAAGATACAAGAATTCACGAATATTTTTTGAATATGGTGAAAAAATAA
- the pdxS gene encoding pyridoxal 5'-phosphate synthase lyase subunit PdxS: MTQKGTWMVKEGFAEMFKGGVIMDVTTAEQAKIAEEAGAVAVMALERVPADIRKAGGVARMASISKIKEIMEAVSIPVMAKVRIGHIAEARILEALGVDFIDESEVLTPADDKYHINKWDFKVPFVCGARNLGEALRRIAEGAAMIRTKGEAGTGNVVEAVKHMRTVMDEIRMVQNMPDEELVTFAKNIGAPVNLVAKVKELGRLPVVNFAAGGVATPADAALMMMLGADGVFVGSGIFKSKDPAKMAKAIVMAVTYWNDPEMLLKISGDIGQPMEGLEIEELDVKLQERGW, encoded by the coding sequence ATGACACAAAAGGGAACATGGATGGTAAAAGAAGGTTTTGCTGAAATGTTTAAAGGTGGAGTAATAATGGATGTCACAACTGCAGAGCAAGCAAAAATAGCAGAAGAAGCTGGTGCAGTTGCAGTTATGGCACTTGAAAGGGTTCCAGCAGATATTAGAAAAGCTGGTGGCGTTGCAAGAATGGCTAGCATTAGTAAAATTAAAGAGATTATGGAAGCTGTTTCTATTCCTGTTATGGCTAAAGTTAGGATTGGTCATATTGCAGAAGCAAGGATATTAGAAGCTTTAGGAGTAGACTTTATTGATGAATCTGAAGTTTTAACTCCTGCAGATGATAAGTATCATATAAACAAATGGGATTTTAAAGTTCCATTTGTTTGTGGAGCAAGGAATTTGGGAGAAGCATTAAGAAGAATCGCCGAAGGTGCTGCGATGATAAGAACGAAGGGAGAAGCAGGTACAGGAAACGTTGTTGAAGCTGTAAAGCATATGAGAACTGTGATGGACGAGATAAGAATGGTTCAAAATATGCCTGATGAAGAATTGGTTACCTTTGCTAAAAATATTGGTGCTCCCGTAAATTTAGTAGCAAAAGTTAAAGAATTAGGAAGACTTCCTGTTGTTAATTTTGCTGCAGGTGGTGTTGCAACTCCAGCAGATGCGGCATTAATGATGATGCTTGGTGCTGATGGAGTTTTTGTTGGAAGTGGAATATTTAAATCGAAAGATCCAGCAAAAATGGCAAAAGCAATTGTTATGGCTGTTACGTATTGGAATGATCCAGAAATGTTGTTAAAAATTTCTGGAGATATTGGACAGCCAATGGAAGGTTTAGAGATAGAAGAACTTGATGTAAAACTCCAAGAGAGGGGTTGGTAA
- a CDS encoding acyl-CoA mutase large subunit family protein, with amino-acid sequence MFEKEKLEKIKLGMEKYQQNVEKAVQRFPERKEKFTSTSGYEIKRLYTPLDIADLDYEKDLGFPGMFPYTRGVQPTMYRARFWTMRQYAGFGTAEESNKRYKYLLEQGQMGLSVAFDLPTQIGYDSDDPMAEGEVGKVGVAIDSLEDMEVLFDGIPLDKVSTSMTINSTAAILLAMYIAVAEKQGVPMEKLSGTIQNDILKEYIARGTYIFPPQPSMRIITDIFDFCSKNMPKWNPISISGYHIREAGSTAVQEVAFTLADAIAYVEAAIKAGLDPNVFGQRLSFFFAAHNNFLEEIAKFRAARRLWAKIMKERFNVTNPKAMLLRFHTQTGGSTLTAQQPMNNIVRVTIQALAAVLGGTQSLHTNSYDEALGLPTEESVRIALRTQQIIAYESGVADTIDPFAGSYAIETMTNEIEKKAMEYIEKIDQMGGMVKAIEMGYIQKEIHESAYKAQLAIENGEDIIVGVNKFQIEEDLSQKEVLKVDPELEEKQKQKLKKLKEKRDNEKVKKVLNNVKKAASSDENLMPYILEAVKAYATVGEISNALREVFGEYTETIII; translated from the coding sequence ATGTTTGAAAAAGAAAAATTGGAGAAGATAAAGCTGGGAATGGAAAAGTATCAACAAAACGTTGAGAAGGCTGTACAAAGGTTCCCAGAAAGAAAGGAAAAATTTACTTCTACATCAGGATATGAAATTAAAAGATTGTATACCCCATTAGATATTGCAGATCTTGATTATGAAAAAGATTTGGGTTTTCCAGGAATGTTTCCATATACGCGTGGTGTTCAACCGACAATGTATCGTGCAAGATTTTGGACAATGAGGCAATATGCAGGTTTTGGAACTGCTGAAGAATCAAATAAGAGATATAAATACCTTTTAGAACAAGGGCAAATGGGACTTTCGGTTGCATTTGATCTTCCAACGCAAATTGGATACGATTCTGATGATCCAATGGCAGAAGGTGAAGTTGGAAAAGTTGGTGTTGCAATAGATTCTCTTGAAGATATGGAAGTTCTTTTCGATGGAATTCCATTGGATAAGGTTAGTACTTCAATGACAATTAATAGTACCGCAGCAATTTTACTTGCTATGTATATTGCAGTAGCTGAAAAGCAAGGTGTGCCAATGGAAAAACTTTCAGGTACTATACAAAATGACATATTAAAAGAATATATTGCAAGAGGAACTTATATATTCCCACCACAACCTTCAATGAGAATTATTACTGATATTTTTGATTTCTGTTCTAAAAACATGCCAAAATGGAATCCAATAAGCATTAGTGGATATCATATAAGGGAAGCAGGTTCAACTGCAGTTCAGGAAGTTGCATTTACTTTAGCAGATGCTATAGCTTATGTAGAAGCCGCAATAAAGGCAGGATTAGATCCAAATGTTTTTGGCCAAAGGCTATCTTTCTTCTTTGCTGCACACAATAACTTCTTAGAAGAAATTGCAAAGTTTAGAGCAGCAAGAAGACTTTGGGCAAAAATAATGAAGGAAAGATTTAACGTTACAAATCCTAAAGCAATGCTTTTGAGATTCCATACTCAAACAGGTGGTTCGACGTTAACAGCTCAACAGCCAATGAATAATATTGTAAGGGTTACAATTCAAGCTTTAGCTGCAGTTTTAGGTGGTACTCAATCTCTACATACAAATAGTTACGATGAAGCATTAGGACTTCCAACTGAAGAATCTGTTAGAATAGCACTTAGAACTCAACAAATAATTGCATACGAATCTGGGGTTGCAGATACAATTGATCCATTTGCAGGTTCTTATGCAATTGAAACAATGACTAATGAGATCGAGAAAAAAGCAATGGAATATATTGAAAAGATTGACCAGATGGGTGGAATGGTAAAAGCAATTGAAATGGGTTATATACAAAAAGAAATACATGAAAGTGCATATAAAGCGCAACTTGCAATTGAAAATGGAGAGGATATAATCGTAGGTGTAAATAAATTCCAAATTGAAGAGGATCTTTCTCAAAAAGAAGTGTTAAAGGTTGATCCAGAATTAGAAGAAAAGCAAAAACAAAAATTAAAGAAATTAAAAGAAAAAAGAGACAATGAAAAGGTTAAAAAGGTTTTAAATAATGTAAAAAAGGCCGCATCGAGTGATGAAAACTTAATGCCATATATTTTAGAAGCCGTTAAAGCTTATGCTACTGTTGGTGAAATAAGTAATGCTTTAAGAGAAGTATTTGGTGAATATACTGAGACAATAATAATTTAA
- a CDS encoding class II aldolase/adducin family protein, which translates to MKKKILEASKFIVENGLVKGTWGNISIRYEDKIYITPSGIPYDILTEDMVSVVDLKGNHIEGLNPSSELPTHLEIYRTREDVNAIVHTHPIFSTTVSLVADHIPPLIEDSVMILGSKILVAEYALAGTEDLAINVVKALGNNNAVLLKNHGLITVGVDIKEALTASLVCEKTAEIYLYALNIGKFSTLSEEDAIMLRNKYLNSYRQIEKDVR; encoded by the coding sequence ATGAAAAAGAAAATATTAGAAGCTTCGAAATTTATTGTTGAAAATGGTTTAGTAAAAGGCACATGGGGTAATATATCTATAAGGTATGAAGATAAAATATATATAACCCCTTCTGGTATTCCTTATGATATATTAACTGAGGATATGGTAAGTGTTGTAGATTTAAAGGGAAATCATATCGAAGGTTTAAATCCTTCATCAGAACTTCCAACTCATCTAGAAATATATAGAACTCGCGAAGATGTTAATGCAATTGTTCATACGCACCCCATTTTTTCAACAACAGTTTCATTGGTTGCAGATCATATTCCTCCATTGATAGAAGATTCTGTTATGATATTAGGCTCTAAAATATTGGTAGCCGAATATGCACTTGCTGGTACCGAAGATTTAGCCATAAATGTTGTAAAAGCACTTGGAAATAATAATGCTGTTTTGCTTAAGAATCATGGACTTATTACCGTAGGTGTAGATATTAAAGAAGCTTTGACTGCAAGTTTAGTTTGTGAAAAAACAGCTGAAATATATTTATATGCTTTGAATATTGGTAAATTTTCAACGCTTAGTGAAGAGGACGCGATTATGCTTAGGAATAAGTATTTGAATAGTTATAGACAGATTGAGAAAGATGTAAGATAA
- a CDS encoding RNA-binding protein: MADEEIIKIEEMIDKAIEEENFQLLNELLEKRENLLKKGISKELAKLILKKDKQRKNKILEMMEQLGVQAKNIKLGEKALKGYGGIDGLNNTGGRFKGKG, encoded by the coding sequence TTGGCAGATGAAGAAATTATAAAGATTGAGGAAATGATTGATAAAGCTATTGAAGAAGAGAATTTTCAGTTGCTAAATGAACTTCTTGAAAAGAGAGAAAATCTTCTAAAAAAAGGTATAAGTAAAGAACTTGCAAAATTGATATTAAAAAAAGATAAGCAAAGGAAAAATAAGATTTTAGAAATGATGGAACAACTTGGAGTTCAAGCAAAGAATATAAAATTAGGTGAGAAGGCTTTAAAAGGCTATGGAGGTATTGATGGCCTAAATAATACTGGTGGGAGGTTTAAAGGAAAAGGATGA
- the folK gene encoding 2-amino-4-hydroxy-6-hydroxymethyldihydropteridine diphosphokinase, whose product MIVGLGNDIVEINRFDLKLVDRILTNIEKENKKLNAQYLAGRFSLKESFFKAIGTGVSNNSFKDISFLSNKNGRPYFVMHKDFKGFNFCHITLSHDKFASSMVILEKVKGKIFLGLGSNIGNREENLKKALEYIENFGINILRVSSIYITKPYGYLEQDDFFNIAIEVDTDLSPFELLNTIMEIERIMKRKREIKWGPRNIDIDILFYGNLVVENENLKVPHYDFKNRDFFIAPMYEIAKDFVDPIFNMSMNEYYSSLEENWEVINWQMKKL is encoded by the coding sequence TTGATTGTAGGTTTGGGAAATGATATTGTAGAGATAAATAGATTTGATCTAAAACTTGTTGATAGAATTTTAACAAATATAGAAAAAGAGAACAAAAAATTAAACGCCCAATATCTTGCTGGGCGTTTTTCTCTAAAGGAATCATTTTTTAAAGCAATTGGTACTGGAGTATCTAACAATTCATTTAAAGATATTTCTTTTTTAAGTAACAAAAATGGGAGGCCTTATTTTGTTATGCATAAAGATTTTAAAGGATTTAATTTTTGCCATATTACACTTTCTCACGATAAGTTTGCAAGTTCCATGGTAATTCTTGAGAAAGTTAAAGGAAAGATATTTTTAGGTCTTGGTAGTAATATAGGAAATAGAGAAGAAAATTTAAAGAAAGCCTTAGAATATATTGAAAATTTTGGAATAAACATTTTAAGAGTTTCAAGTATATATATAACAAAACCTTATGGATATCTTGAGCAGGATGATTTTTTTAATATAGCAATAGAGGTTGACACTGATTTATCTCCATTTGAATTATTAAATACAATTATGGAAATAGAAAGGATAATGAAGAGAAAACGAGAAATAAAGTGGGGACCGCGAAATATAGACATTGATATATTATTTTATGGAAACTTGGTTGTAGAAAATGAAAATCTTAAGGTTCCTCATTATGATTTCAAAAATAGAGATTTTTTCATAGCTCCCATGTACGAAATTGCAAAAGATTTTGTGGATCCTATTTTTAATATGAGTATGAATGAATATTACTCTAGTCTTGAGGAAAATTGGGAGGTAATAAATTGGCAGATGAAGAAATTATAA